TGGTAAGATAGTTATACGGACTGTAGAGAATTTAAATACACATCAGTCAAGGGAAGATTTAACTAAGGAAGTTATTAATCATCCTCTTGTTAAAAAAACTTTGCAGCTTTTTGATGGAAGAATTTTTAATATAATACCTAAAAAAGGAGGAGGAGATGTCTAAAAAGATGTTTGGAGAGATAATGAGGCAAGCTCAAAAAATTCAGGAAGAAATTCAGAGAAAACAGGAAGAGATAAAAAAGATGACAGTTGAAGCAACAGCAGGCGGAGGAATGGTTACAGTTCAAGCAAATGGAGCAGGAGAAATTATTTCAGTAAAGATTGATAAAGAAGTTGTAAATCCTGATGATGTAGAAATGCTTGAAGATTTAGTTCTTGCTGCGGTAAATGAAGCATTAAAAAGAGCTCATGAACTTGCACAAAGCGAGATGGCTAAAGTTTCTCTACCGTTCAATCTTCCAGGAATGCCTGACCTAAGCAGTATTTTTGGAAGATTATGAGTAATCCTATAGAGAAACTTATTGA
The nucleotide sequence above comes from Thermodesulfovibrio aggregans. Encoded proteins:
- a CDS encoding YbaB/EbfC family nucleoid-associated protein; this encodes MSKKMFGEIMRQAQKIQEEIQRKQEEIKKMTVEATAGGGMVTVQANGAGEIISVKIDKEVVNPDDVEMLEDLVLAAVNEALKRAHELAQSEMAKVSLPFNLPGMPDLSSIFGRL